A genomic stretch from Helianthus annuus cultivar XRQ/B chromosome 1, HanXRQr2.0-SUNRISE, whole genome shotgun sequence includes:
- the LOC110944650 gene encoding aspartyl protease AED3: MEVALLLVVLLLGVVSGHPSCYSNDGDSSLKVFHISSPCSPFRPKTPLSWAETVLQMQADDHTRLAYLSSLVAGRSFVPIGSGRKLIQSPTYIVRAKIGTPPQTLLMALDTSADIAMVPCAGCLGCTSAPFAFAKSTTFKPIDCAAAQCKQVQNTNCLGTTCLMNMTYGASSIAANLGQDNITLATDSVAGYSFGCIQKAVGGSLPAQGVLGLGRGPLSLISQSKTLYKSIFSYCLPSFKSPNFSGTLRLGPNGQPKNIKYTPLLANPRRPSLYYVKLIGIKVGPKLVNIPPTAFALNPSNGAGTIIDSGTVFTRLVTPAYTAVRDEFRRRMGRNAVVLSLGGFDTCYTVPINKQVPTMTFLFDGAELSMKQENFLIYSSAGGVTCLAMSASPSLNVIANMQQQNHRILFDLANSRIGISAETCS, encoded by the exons ATGGAAGTAGCACTACTCCTTGTCGTCCTCCTTTTGGGTGTGGTGTCCGGGCACCCTTCGTGCTACTCCAACGACGGCGACTCCAGCCTCAAAGTGTTCCACATCTCCAGCCCCTGCTCCCCCTTCCGCCCCAAGACACCTCTTTCATGGGCGGAGACCGTCCTTCAAATGCAGGCCGACGACCACACTCGCCTCGCCTACCTCTCCAGCTTAGTCGCCGGCAGGTCCTTTGTTCCCATTGGCTCCGGCAGGAAGCTCATACAAAGCCCTACTTACATCGTCAGGGCCAAGATCGGAACCCCGCCTCAGACCTTGCTCATGGCTCTGGACACCAGTGCCGACATAGCCATGGTTCCATGCGCCGGCTGCCTCGGCTGCACCTCTGCGCCTTTTGCTTTTGCCAAATCTACCACTTTTAAACCCATTGACTGTGCTGCTGCTCAATGCAAGCAG GTGCAAAACACAAACTGTCTAGGAACGACATGCTTGATGAACATGACGTATGGGGCTTCATCTATAGCAGCTAACTTGGGTCAAGACAATATAACCCTAGCCACGGACTCGGTCGCTGGCTACTCTTTCGGGTGCATTCAAAAGGCCGTAGGAGGCTCCCTCCCAGCGCAGGGCGTTTTAGGCCTCGGGCGCGGTCCCCTCTCCTTGATATCTCAATCCAAAACCCTCTACAAGTCTATTTTCTCCTACTGCCTGCCCAGCTTCAAGTCTCCTAACTTCTCAGGAACCCTACGACTCGGTCCTAATGGCCAACCCAAGAACATCAAGTACACACCATTACTTGCAAACCCTAGACGCCCTTCACTTTACTATGTTAAGCTCATCGGAATCAAAGTCGGCCCCAAGCTCGTCAACATCCCACCAACCGCTTTCGCCCTCAACCCGAGTAATGGAGCCGGCACCATCATCGATTCAG GGACCGTATTCACGAGGCTGGTCACTCCGGCATACACCGCGGTTAGAGACGAGTTCAGAAGGCGCATGGGCCGAAACGCTGTGGTGTTGTCGCTAGGCGGGTTCGACACGTGCTACACCGTCCCTATCAACAAACAGGTGCCCACAATGACGTTCTTGTTCGATGGGGCGGAGTTGTCGATGAAACAAGAGAACTTCCTGATCTACAGCTCCGCCGGCGGCGTCACCTGCCTGGCCATGTCGGCGTCGCCGTCGCTGAACGTGATCGCCAATATGCAGCAACAGAATCATCGGATCCTTTTTGATCTGGCAAACTCAAGGATCGGCATCTCGGCTGAAACCTGCTCTTGA